The Streptomyces rimosus genomic interval ACCGTCCGGCACGAGGTCGAGCGCGCGATATCGGCCATCGAAGAGCTGGCGCCGCTGCTCCCGCACGACGCCGCCTACCACCGGGCGCTCGTCGCGGACCTGCGCCGCTGGGCCGACGGCGGCTTCGCCGTACCGGACTTCCTCGACTCCCTGCTGGCCTTCCACCCCGCGCGCCAGCGCTCCGACGGCCTCCAGCACCTGGTCGTCTTCCCCATGTACACGCAGAACGGCAACCCGGACCGCAACTTCGAGGCGGTCGTGCTGCGCATGGTCTGGCCCGACTGGCTGGCCGACCTGGAGCGCACCCGCTACGACAACCCGATGTTCTGCGGCATCACCTTCGAGGACTTCACCTCCGGATACGACACCAACTCCGCGGTCCTCTTCCCCGAGACCATCGCCGTGCGCGAGGCGCCCGAGCGCTTCACCTGGGGCGGCATCTTCTGCGACCGCGAGGCCGCCCGCTTCCGCCGGGTCAGCGAGGCCGCGGTGGCGACGCTGGGCGTCGAACTGCCCGACGACATCCGCGCGATGCTCGCCGACCAGCAGCGCTGCCAGGAGGCGTTCGTCCTGTGGGACATGGTCCACGACCGCACCCACAGCCACGGCGACCTGCCCTTCGACCCCTTCATGATCAAGCAGCGGCAGCCGTTCTGGATGTACGGCCTGGAAGAGCTGCGCTGCGACCTGACCGCCTTCAAGGAGGCCGTCAAGCTGGAGGCGGAAGGCGTCCGCCAGGCCCGCGACGTCCAGTACGCGGTCATCTTCGACCGGCTGTTCCGCTTCCCCGTCACCGGTGACCGGGTGCGCAACTACGAC includes:
- a CDS encoding DUF6421 family protein, which produces MTEILSPVGAPGATATAERVVRHPAWPVLKDAIETIRPWQSKDGSIDFTAEGAPAAGTVRHEVERAISAIEELAPLLPHDAAYHRALVADLRRWADGGFAVPDFLDSLLAFHPARQRSDGLQHLVVFPMYTQNGNPDRNFEAVVLRMVWPDWLADLERTRYDNPMFCGITFEDFTSGYDTNSAVLFPETIAVREAPERFTWGGIFCDREAARFRRVSEAAVATLGVELPDDIRAMLADQQRCQEAFVLWDMVHDRTHSHGDLPFDPFMIKQRQPFWMYGLEELRCDLTAFKEAVKLEAEGVRQARDVQYAVIFDRLFRFPVTGDRVRNYDGLGGQLLFAYLHRHDVVRWTDNTLHIDWERAPQVTNQLCGEIEKLYRDGIDRPKLVHWFAAYDLVSTYLAPHPGSTWAKGPDALDLDKPPRKLVDDVLPDEFPLSMFYEALAKKLRGVIASTKGITAHSDMPVAV